The following DNA comes from Vicia villosa cultivar HV-30 ecotype Madison, WI unplaced genomic scaffold, Vvil1.0 ctg.001069F_1_1, whole genome shotgun sequence.
ttattttagatgTACTTATAGAACACATTCAATGTGGTTATGCACTTCAATTATGTTCATTTATAATCTCAATAATTACTTATATAACATATGAATCAGAATTTCAAACACTAATGAGACTCAAAAATATCATAACCAACTTTGTTAGTATGTTAGTTACATGTCAGGTAACTTAAATAATTTAACTGATAAGTTTTTTATACAAGAATATAATTACACTTTAACATTTAACAGTCTAAACTGCTGACCACTGGATTAAAAAGAGTGGTGGTAAGTTAATTTTTAGTTATCAAGCGGCCTTTATTACGGGAAGACAAATTCTAGATGGTGTGGTGGAGGTAAATGAAATTATTGATCTAGTGAAAAGCAGTAAGAAATATTGTTTGATGTTTGAGGTTGACTTCGAAAAGTCATACGAGAATGTTAATTAGAATTTTCTGTTTTACATGATGAGAAGGATGGGGTTTAAGGTGAAATGGATTCTATGGGTGCAAGCTTGTGTGATGATAAGTAGATTTTCAATTTTTGTGAACAAAAATCCTACTAAAGAGTTTGGCGTGGAAAAAGGGTTGAGGCAAGGACACCCACTCTCTCTGTCTCTCCATACCATCGTGGTAGAGGGCTTAGCCGAATTGATGTTTAAGGTGATTGATGCTAGTCTATTTTTCAGGTTTTAGTGTCAATAAGACAATGGATTACAATATTTTACTGTTTGCCAATGACAATTATTGTGGGTAGTGGTTCATGGAGAAACATTTGGGGCGTCAAGATTCTTCTAAGAGCGTTTGAGTTGGTTTCCGATCTCTGTGTGAATTTCTTCAAGAGTAAATTGTATGGAGTGAActtatcagaagacttcttgcAAGGTGCTTCTCAACTTCTCTTTTGTGGTTTGAATTCAATTCCCTTCATGTTCTTCTGTAATCTGGTAGGCTCGAATCATAGGAGGGTCACTACTTGAAAACCAATTGTGGACTCTTTTAAAAGAAAGTTGTCGATTTGGATAGGAAGACTCTTATTGTTTAATGGTAGGGTTGCCCTCTTAAATTCTATTTTAAGTAAAATCCGTATACATTTCTTTTCATTGTTTAAGGCTCCAAAACATGTAGTGAATTGTTTGATTAAAACTCGGAGGGATATTTTATAGAATGATTTTGCAAATAAAAAAGGAGTTTGTTAGGTCAACTAGAAAGATGTTTGCAGGGATAAAAAGGAGGGTGGTCTAGGCATTAGAGACATTGAAACTTTTAATTTGGCTTTGATTGGTAAATGAAAATGGCGATTTTTAGTGGATCACAGTGCAATTTGGTTTGACATCATTAATCAGAGATATAGAAACATATAAGCAAAGATGGTAGGTCTGGATTGTAGCACTAAAAAGAAGAATTCTTCTCTTTGGTGGCGAGATTTATCGTTTATTGGAACTCAACAAGGGGCGGGTTCCCGACAACAAATTTCTTGTCTTTTAGAGTATTTGGTTCATGAGAAACAATATTCTCTTTAGAGGTGAAATTGCGGATATAGGAGATGGAATTTTTAACACAAATTATTTTCACAGTTATGGCATTCTTTATGCATTAAAACTAGAGTATGTTCACTTTTTTACAATTTAAGTAAAATTCCTTTGATGTATTTAAATTTGagttgatttttatatttttggaTTGAGTATTCCTAATACTCTAATAATGGAAttacttataaaaataatttagcaCCAAGAAAAACGTGAGTTGTattgttctttttttttcaatGACATGTACATATGTTTTATagtattttttagggttaaataaattccctataaatattgtagttttcatttttagtccctccctacctttaggcaacggtttttacaaaaaaaaaaaacgttgCCAAAACTCActagaaactaaaaataaaactgcaatatttatagggaccaaaaacttatttaaccctattttttaaGTACATATTTTGCAtatgtttgttaataatgatttatTTTTCGCAAATGCAAGTCATTAATCACAAGCTCAAAGAGATAGTCATTctaaacaaatgcttctaaaaccatgtaatatataatttatgaaaATTAAAACCAATAATTTTGTATAATATGTTACATAACTATAAAATAAGATCTTAATATGAAACATTTATcgcaaaatataaaaataaaaataaaaatagaaataaaaataaaataaaattgatactcgtgtatatattatttgatatctTCTAATTCTCTTGACGATCCATGGCTTTATTGCATGTAtaacacatttttttaataaggaaAATTGCATTAAAGTAAGTATAAGGGATAGAAATCCTAAAATATCTCTTAAGAATCCAGTAAAGATATATAACCATAAATAGTCCCAAAAATTCTTAATTAAAtttgatattcattcattataTCTAATTAATAAGTCCTTACAATTCACACAAGTGATCGGGGttgtgaaattgaaatgtttaatCGCACCGAAAAAATTTGATGTGTGGGAGAATATAACAATAACaatcaaaataaatgatcttaaacaaaaaatatattatgctCAATATTACAACAATTCAATTTGGCGGAAGAAGATAAAAGATAAGAAACACAATATTTTATTGATCTTGTTTGCTCAAACAATCTACCTAAGGGGAGAGCAACTTTCTAATTTACTAtactttaaaatatgtttttttctttttatcactTGAGAATTTAAGGCATATTTCAACAATCTTAACCTTGACTTGAACGCGGTGATGTCAATTTACTCATCAACTATCTTGCTGTTCTCTGACAATTCAACATCTATTGAATAGTTTTTATCAAAGCTGTCAAGCCTAACTTGAACCTTGTGATCTTGCCACTTGCTTCCGACCACCTTTTTCTACTTTAGTAGTCTAACAAGCCCACAAGTATGtttcttcaacaatctttgactCCAGCTTCTTTTGAATACCTAACTGAAGATCCTGTTTTTGAGTTTTGCATCCCTTCAACCCCATCTAAATCATAACACCAAAGGTAAAAGTTTCTCCTCCATAGTTTCTAAAAGCTTCATCCCCATGTATTTACTCTTCTTCCCCTGATgggacttattgaaattaatacaTATGTGATTGATGAACTTCGATCCTTCCGGTTTCACACCCAACAACTCATAATCCTTCCTCTCTCTTGGATAACCAATGTAAATACAATCCATAATTTTACCATCAAGATGAATTTCCTTAATTTGATCAATAACCAAATTCTTGACAACCTTTTGAAAAGGGTAGGTTACCGTCTTCCTACTCTGGACCTCCGTAAATGTTTGGAAGTCCATTCTTATAAAGGAATAAATGTCGATCATGTAAGCTATTTTAACACCAACCTCACCCCAAAAACACCATAGTAACGCAATGGTGAACTGTGTTTTTATCCCTTGTATTCTTCAAAACTCGCTGAAGTGCTCTGAATCAACCATCGGGCATCTACAATGCTTTGACTTCAAATCTCATAGCTTGTTCTTTTCATAAAGTCTTCACTAGCTAATGTTGAATGAACACCGGTACTggaaccttctaaaatatataagCCACATATTTTATACCATTTAGCTATTATTACTTCACTTTGTGAAGTACTCAACATTGTATGTTCAACTCTAATGCAATAGTCTAGATCATCAAATCTGCATATGGATAACAGATTTTGCCTGAGCTCTAGAACATACCTCACATTATGAAGAAGAAACTCATGATCATCAGACATTTTAAGTCTGGTCATACCAATATCATGAACTTTATTTTCTACCACGATACAATTGCACTTGTACAttgataataaaattttaaataatatatcctACATACTTCATAATAAAAAACATACCTTTTAATGTTGAAACTCCCATTCTTCTTTAGACCGATTTGACACCATGATGTATATTCATTCTATGTGGAGTTGCAGGGCTTACATAATGATTTTATAGTATCATAATCTCATACAGACGCAAATTGGGATTGCTTCTCAAATGACACGAGGGAATAAAAATGAATGCCTTATTCTATAATCTCCCCGAAAATGAAATCTAATTAGAGCATTAATCATTTCTatctataaattataaaaaatttcattctcTTTGTATATTTTAAATTGAAGAACTGCAATGAGCATGTCTTCGACTTTtcaattttctcttcattttacttattctattgatattttattttacagAATTGCTATGTTTCCATAACTCCAAATTAGCAAATGCCTCTTAATACATTTGGACATTGAATTCAACAGTAACATTAGCTTTATTGTTACAGCATTTTAGAAACAATTGAACGATACCGCAGTCATACAAGGATTAATAATACTCCTAAAACATCTGAATCTGCTGAAAATACTCAGGTTTGCTTAATTACATATACCACTTAATGTGACTGTCTTCATAtgcattatttttaattttaatatgtttttgacATAATTTAAGGTATTGATGTATGAATTTTATTAGTATACACTGATACTGTAACGAAATTTTATACTGTCAGTTAATCGTAGCAATTAATCTTTTGAGTTATTAGGGCATGAATTTTAGGTATTGATTTATTAGAgcttatttgtattttttttttctttaaagaaaAGCTTACTTTATGTTTTATTCATTTGCTTATATTCAATTTTTATTACAATTAATATAGAATATTCTATTTTTAGACACTCAATTTCAGCTAAATAAAAGACTTGAAGTCTGAATgaaattgtgttatatatattatttcagcATTTGAAGGAAGAAGCAGAAAACATGATGAAAAAGATTGATCTTCTTGAGACTTCAAAACGGTTAAACATCCCAAATTTCTATTCAAGTTAACAAATAATTTTACAATAATCAATGTCTAAGATGAAAACTTGTCGCGTTTGTCGTTTGCAGTAAACTCTTAGGAGAAGGTTTAGGAACTTGTTCCATTGAAGAACTGCAGAAGATAGAGCAACAGTTGGAGAAGAGTATAACCAAAATTCGAGCAAAAAAGGTTAGCATGATCAAAAGGTATTCCTAATTACAAAATTAATAGATATTTATACATCTAAACTGTTTATTTTTCAGACTCAGGTTTTCAGAGAACAAATTGATCAGCTAAAAGAAAAGGTAAATTCTCCTTTTTACAactgtttttatttttaactggAAATGTAAAATTCTAACTAAGTTGTTTTAAATACAATTcaggaaaaaaccctaattgctgAAAATGTCATGCTCTCTGAGAAGGTGAATTCACTTTCTATCTGGAATTAATTCCCTCTGAATAACGCAGAAATTTGGCGATGTGAAAAGTCTAAATCTTTCGGTTATGGAATACTGAAAATCTATATTTTGTATGCAGTATGATAACTATACATCACAGGCAGAAAAAAAAGATGACATAGAAAATGTTGCTGAGGCTGAAGTTTTTGCAGATCAAAGTAGTCCAAGTTCAGATGTTGAAACTGAATTATTCATTGGTCTTCCAGAAACAAGAACAAGGCGAATTCCTCCAAAGTTGAAG
Coding sequences within:
- the LOC131633086 gene encoding MADS-box protein SOC1-like, which codes for MVRGKTQMKRIENATSRQVTFSKRRNGLMKKAFELSILCDAEVALIVFSPRGRLYEFASSSILETIERYRSHTRINNTPKTSESAENTQHLKEEAENMMKKIDLLETSKRKLLGEGLGTCSIEELQKIEQQLEKSITKIRAKKTQVFREQIDQLKEKEKTLIAENVMLSEKYDNYTSQAEKKDDIENVAEAEVFADQSSPSSDVETELFIGLPETRTRRIPPKLKTN